One stretch of Arachis duranensis cultivar V14167 chromosome 1, aradu.V14167.gnm2.J7QH, whole genome shotgun sequence DNA includes these proteins:
- the LOC107478719 gene encoding protein PIN-LIKES 7-like, whose product MGFWELLAVACNPIIQVLLVSAVGVYMASDKFDNFLSENFRRSLNKLVFIAFTPSLIFASFARSVSLDDMISWWFMPVNIGCTFVIGGFLGWLIVKLLKPSLKVEGLIIAACSTGNMGNLPVVIIPAICYEKGGPFGEREKCRVRALAYASFSLAVGGIFIWTFTYQLVRDRAMKYKAWEAAQILKIPNKNYDDANTQTSLLKGNQNQNTNRDTENQIILDQVPQSCWQGLVETVSQIVSELLSPPTVATFLGFIFGGVDWLRSLIIGEDAPLRVIQETIQLLGEGTIPCITILLGGNLTQGMKSSTIEPLTLISVVLVRLFLLPSIGLYIVRGAASLGFLPLDPLFQYVLVMQYAMPPAMNICTMTQLFDAGTEEASVITLWTYCAATISLTLWSTTLLYVLT is encoded by the exons atgGGTTTTTGGGAACTATTGGCGGTGGCATGTAATCCAATTATTCAAGTCCTACTTGTGAGTGCAGTGGGAGTTTATATGGCATCTgataaatttgataattttctCTCAGAAAATTTTCGAAGATCCTTGAACAAG CTTGTGTTCATTGCATTCACTCCATCACTTATATTTGCAAGTTTTGCAAGGAGTGTTTCTCTTGATGATATGATATCATG GTGGTTTATGCCGGTTAACATTGGATGTACCTTTGTAATTGGAGGGTTTCTTGGGTGGTTAATTGTAAAATTACTAAAGCCAAGCTTGAAAGTTGAAGGCCTTATTATTGCTGCTTGTTCAACAG GCAATATGGGTAATCTTCCAGTTGTAATAATCCCAGCAATATGTTATGAAAAAGGAGGTCCATTTGGTGAAAGAGAAAAATGCAGAGTCAGAGCACTTGCATATGCTTCCTTCTCCTTGGCg GTTGGTGGCATATTCATTTGGACCTTTACTTACCAATTAGTAAGAGACAGAGCCATGAAATATAAGGCATGGGAAGCTGCTCAAATCTTGAAGATTCCCAACAAAAACtatgatgatgctaacacacaaacaagccttctcaaagggaatcaaaatcaaaacacaAACAGAGACACTGAGAACCAAATT ATTCTAGATCAAGTTCCACAATCGTGTTGGCAAGGATTGGTTGAAACTGTGAGCCAAATAGTCTCAGAACTATTGTCACCCCCAACAGTTGCTACA TTTTTAGGTTTCATCTTTGGTGGGGTTGACTGGCTCAGGAGCCTAATAATTGGAGAAGATGCTCCATTGAGAGTGATCCAAGAGACCATTCAGTTGCTAGG GGAAGGGACAATTCCTTGCATCACCATTTTGCTTGGTGGCAACCTCACTCAAG GCATGAAATCATCCACTATAGAACCACTGACACTGATTAGTGTGGTCTTAGTTAGACTTTTCTTATTACCTTCAATTGGACTTTACATTGTGAGAGGAGCTGCAAGTTTAGGGTTTCTTCCATTAGATCCTTTGTTTCAGTATGTCCTTGTCATGCAGTATGCCATGCCACCTGCAATGAATATTT GTACCATGACTCAGCTATTTGATGCAGGCACTGAGGAGGCCTCAGTTATTACCTTGTGGACATATTGTGCTGCAACTATATCCCTCACACTCTGGTCAACCACCCTTTTATATGTATTAACTTAA